A region from the Bradyrhizobium erythrophlei genome encodes:
- the lpxD gene encoding UDP-3-O-(3-hydroxymyristoyl)glucosamine N-acyltransferase, with amino-acid sequence MAQPTFFEQPPTSTLAEIAALTKAHLLDPSRGGQQVRGLASLDEAGPMHLAFFDNLKYADQLASTKAGACMVSARFEVRVPPHVAVLRAAQPFRAFVTIARELYASALRPQSWFGHTGIAASAIIDPSAHLEDGVIVDPLAVIGPNVEIGAGTVIGAGAVIGANVRIGRDCNVGARTAIQFALLGNNVLIHPGCSIGQDGFGFVFFGPDGHLKVPQTGRVLIQNDVEIGAGTTIDRGSLRDTVIGEGTKIDNQVQIGHNVTIGRHCLLAAQIGLAGSLTIGDNVALGAKVGINNHLHIGDGAQVTAMSAVKDDIPAGGRWGGHFAKPTKQWFREIIAVERLVRDSSTDPKGEGRE; translated from the coding sequence ATGGCGCAACCGACTTTCTTCGAGCAACCGCCTACCTCGACGCTGGCCGAGATCGCCGCGTTGACGAAAGCGCATTTGCTCGATCCGTCCCGCGGCGGTCAACAGGTCCGGGGCCTGGCTTCGCTCGACGAGGCCGGCCCGATGCATCTGGCGTTTTTCGACAATCTGAAATATGCCGACCAGCTCGCTTCGACCAAGGCCGGCGCGTGCATGGTCAGCGCGCGTTTCGAAGTCAGGGTGCCGCCCCACGTCGCGGTGTTGCGGGCCGCCCAGCCGTTCCGCGCCTTCGTGACGATCGCCCGCGAGCTCTATGCCAGCGCGCTGCGTCCGCAATCCTGGTTCGGCCATACCGGCATCGCGGCCTCCGCCATCATCGACCCCAGCGCGCATCTGGAGGATGGCGTGATCGTCGATCCCCTGGCGGTGATCGGCCCCAATGTCGAGATCGGCGCCGGCACGGTGATCGGGGCGGGCGCGGTGATCGGGGCCAATGTCCGGATCGGTCGGGATTGCAATGTCGGCGCCCGGACCGCCATTCAGTTCGCGCTGCTGGGCAACAACGTCCTGATCCATCCCGGCTGCAGCATCGGCCAGGATGGCTTTGGTTTTGTCTTCTTCGGACCGGACGGCCATTTGAAGGTGCCGCAAACCGGGCGGGTGTTGATCCAGAACGACGTCGAGATCGGCGCGGGAACGACCATCGACCGCGGCAGCCTGCGCGACACCGTGATCGGCGAGGGCACCAAAATCGACAATCAGGTCCAGATCGGTCACAATGTGACGATCGGGAGGCATTGCCTGCTGGCGGCCCAGATCGGGTTGGCCGGCAGTCTGACGATCGGTGACAATGTGGCGCTGGGGGCCAAGGTGGGGATCAACAACCATCTTCACATCGGCGACGGCGCCCAGGTGACGGCGATGAGCGCCGTCAAGGACGACATCCCGGCAGGCGGGCGCTGGGGCGGTCACTTTGCCAAGCCGACGAAGCAGTGGTTCCGCGAGATCATCGCGGTGGAGCGTCTGGTGCGCGACAGTTCGACCGATCCGAAGGGCGAAGGGCGGGAGTGA
- the bamA gene encoding outer membrane protein assembly factor BamA, protein MNFGMRVRGGLFAALIMFAVPVAATLAGVLASPVAAQTVASIQVEGNRRVEIDTIRSYFKPGPGGRLDQAQIDDGLKALIETGLFQDVKISQTRGGILVTVVENPVIGRVAFEGNKKVKDEQLSAEVQSKPRGTLSRPMVQSDAQRIADIYRHAGRYDVSVNPQIIEQPNNRVDLVFEITEGQKTGVRSVEFVGNVAYSSYRLKDIIKTHESNLLSFLGGGDVYDPDRVEADRDLIRRFYLKHGFADVQVVAALTEYDPQQKGFLVTFKIEEGQQYRVAAVNLESSIPSFDANTLRSFSRVSVGSTYNAEALEKSVEEMQIEASRRGYAFAVVRPRGDRNFENHTVTITYAIDEGPRTYIERINVRGNTRTREYVIRREFDISEGDAYNRALVDRAERRLKNLDYFKSVKIATEPGSSSDRVILNVELEEKSTGDFSVSGGYSTTDGALAEVSVSERNFLGRGLFAKASVTYGQYARGYSLSFVEPYLLDYRVALGLDFYQRQQLANNYIAYGTSTLGFSPRLGFALREDLSLQLRYSIYQQKISLPNYLANCNNNPNNPLLAFNPSPAFANLAGVGPGGSITSGGQTATDASGTGLWCYSDGEASLPVRKELQSGSSLTSAVGYSLDYNTLDNNKNPTDGLLIDFKQDFAGVGGDVSYLKSAFDAKYYTPLVADIVGLIHLQGGILNKVGNKDLRMLDQFQMGPNLVRGFAPNGIGPRDINPFGTMDALGGTKYWGASAELQMPFWFLPKEVGLKGAIYADAGGLSDYQGPTSWAATGEVNVPGCIRPTTNPPTPGTCLGLQYDSGNTVRSSVGVGLIWASPFGPLRFDYAVPLTKGQFDRVQQFKFGGGTSF, encoded by the coding sequence ATGAATTTTGGAATGCGAGTCCGGGGGGGCTTGTTCGCTGCCCTGATCATGTTTGCCGTGCCGGTCGCCGCCACGTTGGCCGGCGTGCTGGCGTCGCCCGTTGCCGCCCAGACCGTGGCTTCGATTCAGGTCGAAGGGAACCGGCGGGTCGAAATCGACACCATCCGGTCCTATTTCAAGCCGGGTCCCGGCGGGCGCCTGGATCAGGCGCAAATCGACGACGGCCTGAAGGCGCTGATCGAGACCGGCCTGTTCCAGGACGTGAAGATCAGCCAGACCCGCGGCGGCATCCTGGTGACCGTGGTGGAAAACCCGGTGATCGGGCGCGTCGCCTTCGAGGGCAACAAGAAGGTCAAGGACGAACAGCTCTCGGCGGAAGTGCAGTCCAAACCGCGCGGCACGCTGTCGCGCCCCATGGTGCAGTCCGACGCCCAGCGCATCGCCGACATCTACCGCCATGCCGGCCGCTATGACGTCAGCGTCAATCCCCAGATCATTGAACAACCGAACAACCGCGTCGATCTCGTCTTCGAGATCACCGAAGGCCAGAAGACCGGGGTCAGGTCGGTCGAGTTCGTCGGCAACGTCGCTTATTCGTCGTATCGGCTGAAGGACATCATCAAGACCCACGAATCGAATCTGCTGAGCTTCCTCGGCGGTGGCGACGTCTACGACCCGGACCGGGTCGAAGCCGACCGCGATCTGATTCGCCGCTTCTATCTGAAGCACGGTTTCGCCGACGTGCAGGTGGTGGCCGCCCTGACGGAATACGATCCGCAGCAAAAGGGCTTCCTGGTGACCTTCAAGATCGAGGAAGGCCAGCAGTACCGCGTGGCTGCGGTGAACCTCGAATCCAGCATCCCGAGTTTTGACGCCAACACGCTTCGCAGCTTCTCCCGCGTCAGTGTCGGGTCGACCTACAACGCCGAAGCGCTGGAGAAGTCGGTCGAGGAGATGCAGATCGAAGCGTCGCGGCGCGGCTACGCCTTCGCGGTGGTGCGCCCGCGCGGCGATCGCAATTTCGAGAACCACACCGTTACCATCACCTATGCCATCGACGAGGGTCCGCGGACCTATATCGAGCGCATCAACGTGCGCGGCAACACCCGCACCCGGGAATACGTGATCCGCCGCGAATTCGATATTTCGGAAGGCGATGCCTACAATCGCGCATTGGTCGATCGGGCCGAGCGCCGCCTGAAGAACCTCGATTACTTCAAGAGCGTGAAGATCGCGACCGAACCGGGCTCGTCGAGCGATCGGGTCATTCTCAACGTCGAGCTTGAAGAGAAGTCGACCGGCGATTTCTCGGTGTCGGGCGGTTATTCGACCACCGACGGCGCGCTGGCCGAGGTCAGTGTTTCCGAACGCAACTTCCTCGGACGCGGTCTGTTCGCGAAGGCGTCGGTGACCTACGGCCAGTACGCCCGCGGCTACTCGCTGTCGTTCGTTGAGCCCTATCTGCTCGACTATCGGGTCGCGCTTGGCCTCGACTTTTACCAGCGCCAGCAACTCGCCAACAATTATATCGCCTATGGCACCTCGACGCTCGGCTTCAGCCCGCGGCTCGGATTTGCGCTGCGCGAAGATCTTTCGCTGCAGCTGAGATATTCGATCTATCAGCAGAAGATCTCACTGCCGAACTATCTGGCGAACTGTAACAACAATCCGAATAACCCGCTGCTCGCGTTCAATCCGTCACCCGCATTTGCGAATCTGGCCGGCGTCGGTCCCGGCGGATCGATAACGTCAGGGGGCCAAACCGCGACCGATGCCTCCGGCACGGGTCTGTGGTGCTACAGCGATGGCGAGGCTTCGCTGCCGGTCCGCAAGGAACTCCAGAGCGGCAGCTCGCTGACCTCGGCGGTTGGTTACTCGCTGGACTACAATACGCTCGACAACAACAAGAACCCGACCGACGGCCTGCTGATCGATTTCAAGCAGGACTTCGCCGGCGTCGGCGGCGACGTGAGCTACCTGAAGAGCGCGTTCGACGCGAAATACTACACCCCGCTGGTCGCCGATATCGTCGGGCTGATTCACTTGCAGGGCGGCATCCTCAACAAGGTCGGCAACAAGGACCTGCGCATGCTGGATCAGTTCCAGATGGGTCCGAACCTTGTCCGCGGCTTCGCGCCGAACGGCATCGGTCCGCGCGACATCAATCCCTTCGGCACGATGGACGCGCTCGGCGGCACCAAATATTGGGGTGCGTCGGCGGAGCTGCAGATGCCGTTCTGGTTCCTGCCAAAGGAAGTCGGCTTGAAGGGTGCGATCTATGCCGACGCGGGCGGCCTGTCCGATTACCAGGGGCCGACCTCCTGGGCCGCCACCGGCGAAGTCAACGTGCCCGGCTGTATTCGTCCGACCACCAATCCGCCGACCCCCGGCACCTGTCTGGGATTGCAGTACGACAGCGGCAATACGGTCCGCTCGTCGGTGGGCGTCGGCCTGATCTGGGCCTCGCCGTTCGGTCCGCTGCGCTTCGATTACGCGGTCCCGTTGACCAAGGGTCAGTTCGACCGGGTGCAGCAGTTCAAGTTTGGCGGCGGAACATCGTTCTAA
- the rseP gene encoding RIP metalloprotease RseP: protein MSEFFLHSFNTLSHGLIGYVIPFLFVLTIVVFFHELGHFLVARWAGVKVLTFSLGFGPELAGFNDRHGTRWKISAVPLGGYVKFFGDDSEASTPSSEALASMSEEERQGSFHHKKVGPRAAIVAAGPIANFILAIVIFTCLFTFFGKPSTSARVDQVEAGSAAATAGFQVGDTVTAIDGSKIDSFSDMQRIVSVRAGEPMTFTIKRGDSTLELHGTPQLKEVKDPFGNAHKLGVLGITRKTAAGDVTTERVDPATALWLGVKETWFVVDRTLSYIGGVFTGREAADQVGGPLRIAQISGQVATIGLAALVHLAAVLSISIGLLNLFPVPLLDGGHLLFYAVEAVRGRPLSERAQEMGFRIGLGLVLMLMVFATYNDILHLAAS, encoded by the coding sequence ATGTCCGAGTTTTTCCTGCATAGTTTCAATACGTTGAGCCATGGGCTCATCGGCTACGTGATCCCCTTTTTGTTCGTGCTCACCATCGTGGTGTTCTTCCACGAACTCGGGCATTTCCTGGTTGCCCGCTGGGCGGGCGTGAAGGTGTTGACGTTCTCGCTCGGCTTCGGTCCGGAACTCGCCGGTTTCAACGACCGCCACGGCACCCGCTGGAAGATTTCGGCCGTGCCGCTCGGCGGCTACGTCAAGTTCTTCGGCGACGATAGCGAGGCTTCGACGCCATCGTCCGAAGCGCTCGCCAGCATGAGCGAGGAAGAGCGCCAGGGCAGTTTCCATCACAAGAAAGTCGGACCGCGCGCGGCGATCGTCGCCGCCGGCCCGATCGCCAATTTTATTCTGGCGATCGTGATCTTCACCTGCCTGTTCACTTTCTTCGGCAAGCCGAGCACGAGCGCGCGCGTCGATCAGGTCGAGGCGGGCAGCGCGGCGGCCACCGCCGGCTTCCAGGTCGGCGATACCGTGACCGCGATCGACGGCTCCAAGATCGACAGTTTCTCCGACATGCAGCGGATTGTCAGCGTTCGCGCCGGTGAGCCGATGACGTTCACCATCAAGCGCGGCGACTCAACGCTGGAACTGCACGGCACGCCGCAACTGAAGGAAGTCAAAGACCCCTTCGGAAATGCCCATAAGCTCGGGGTGCTCGGCATTACCCGCAAGACCGCGGCCGGCGATGTCACCACCGAGCGCGTCGATCCCGCTACCGCACTGTGGCTCGGCGTCAAGGAAACGTGGTTCGTGGTTGACCGGACGCTGTCCTATATCGGCGGCGTTTTCACCGGCCGCGAAGCCGCCGACCAGGTCGGCGGGCCGCTGCGAATCGCCCAGATCTCGGGGCAGGTGGCCACCATCGGCCTCGCCGCACTGGTGCATCTGGCGGCGGTGCTTTCGATATCGATCGGGCTGTTGAACCTGTTCCCGGTTCCGCTGCTCGATGGCGGTCATCTTTTGTTCTATGCGGTGGAAGCCGTGCGGGGGCGGCCTTTGTCCGAGCGGGCGCAGGAAATGGGGTTCCGAATCGGGCTCGGTCTGGTGCTGATGTTGATGGTGTTTGCGACCTATAACGACATCCTGCATCTGGCGGCATCCTGA
- the dxr gene encoding 1-deoxy-D-xylulose-5-phosphate reductoisomerase: MSAVPLRSNKAAASAVRSVTVLGATGSIGDSTMDLLRASRDRYRVEALTGHTNVQGLAKLAKEFGARFAAVADPARFTELKEALAGTRIECGAGESAVIEAAARPAEWVMAAVSGAAGLKPALAAVDRGATVALANKECLVCAGDFFMERAAKAGACILPADSEHNALFQALGSGNREELIRVIITASGGPFRTWASADIEQATLAQALKHPNWSMGQKITIDSASMMNKGLEVIEAAYLFALKPDEIDVLVHPQSIIHGMVEFSDRSVVAQLGAPDMRTPIAHCLGWPDRITGPAARLDLAKIGQLTFEAPDFQRFPGLRLAYDALRTGRGATTVFNAANEVAVAAFIAGQIRFGAIARLVEATVEDWIRSGNLAPLTSADDAIAVDHNARKKAATLLPQIALKAS, encoded by the coding sequence ATGAGCGCAGTTCCCTTGCGTAGCAACAAAGCCGCGGCGTCTGCCGTGCGTTCGGTCACCGTCCTCGGCGCCACCGGCTCGATCGGTGATAGCACCATGGATCTGCTGCGGGCCTCGCGCGACCGCTATCGGGTTGAGGCCCTGACCGGGCATACCAATGTGCAGGGGCTGGCGAAGCTCGCCAAGGAATTCGGCGCGCGATTTGCGGCCGTCGCCGATCCGGCGCGCTTCACGGAACTAAAGGAGGCGCTGGCCGGAACCCGCATCGAATGCGGCGCCGGCGAAAGCGCCGTGATCGAGGCCGCGGCCCGGCCTGCGGAGTGGGTAATGGCGGCCGTCAGCGGCGCGGCCGGCCTCAAGCCCGCGCTCGCGGCGGTGGATCGTGGCGCGACCGTCGCGCTCGCCAACAAGGAATGCCTGGTTTGCGCCGGCGACTTCTTCATGGAGCGCGCGGCGAAGGCCGGAGCGTGCATTCTGCCGGCGGACTCCGAACACAATGCACTGTTTCAGGCATTGGGTTCGGGCAACCGCGAGGAACTGATTCGCGTCATCATCACCGCTTCCGGCGGGCCGTTCCGGACCTGGGCCAGCGCCGACATCGAGCAGGCAACGCTGGCGCAGGCGCTCAAGCATCCGAACTGGAGCATGGGACAGAAGATCACCATCGATTCGGCATCGATGATGAACAAGGGGCTCGAGGTCATCGAAGCCGCCTATCTGTTCGCGCTGAAGCCGGACGAGATCGACGTTCTCGTGCATCCACAGTCGATCATCCACGGCATGGTGGAATTCTCCGATCGTTCGGTGGTCGCGCAATTGGGAGCGCCCGACATGCGCACGCCGATCGCGCATTGCCTCGGCTGGCCGGATCGAATCACAGGTCCCGCCGCCAGGCTCGATCTCGCCAAGATCGGGCAACTGACGTTCGAGGCGCCGGATTTCCAGCGGTTCCCGGGCCTGCGCCTGGCCTATGACGCCTTGCGCACCGGCCGTGGCGCCACCACGGTATTCAATGCCGCCAACGAAGTGGCGGTGGCGGCCTTCATCGCCGGCCAGATCAGATTTGGCGCCATCGCGCGCCTCGTCGAGGCGACGGTCGAGGACTGGATTCGCTCCGGGAACCTGGCGCCCCTGACATCCGCGGACGACGCCATTGCCGTTGACCATAACGCGCGAAAGAAAGCTGCCACCCTCTTGCCTCAAATTGCCTTAAAGGCATCTTAG
- a CDS encoding phosphatidate cytidylyltransferase produces MTEHEAAPAATAEQGSRNLLLRVAAAMVLAPAALAIAYAGGWLWAALVTLASIGLFVEWLMIVGVARERRVVAAGGVALAISGFCLALGRIDASLGVLALGGVAVAWLSRERRLWAAAGYFYAAAAEAASVLVRLDQVWGFVALILILLVVWVTDIGGFFAGRGIGGPKLWPRVSPKKTWAGAIGGFAASLAVAAGFVAIGFARVEPPQVLKLGPILLLGAGLSIASQLGDLFESAVKRRFGVKDSSQLIPGHGGLLDRLDGFVAAVIMAAIFGLLRGGVDGVGRGLMVW; encoded by the coding sequence GTGACGGAGCACGAAGCCGCGCCGGCGGCGACGGCTGAGCAGGGTTCGCGCAATCTCTTGTTGCGCGTCGCCGCCGCCATGGTGCTCGCACCGGCAGCACTTGCGATCGCCTATGCCGGCGGGTGGCTGTGGGCCGCTTTGGTGACGCTGGCTTCGATCGGTCTTTTTGTGGAATGGCTGATGATCGTCGGCGTGGCGCGCGAGCGGCGCGTGGTCGCAGCCGGCGGCGTCGCGTTGGCCATTTCAGGGTTTTGTCTCGCCTTGGGGCGAATCGATGCTTCGCTCGGCGTGCTCGCGCTCGGCGGTGTTGCGGTAGCCTGGCTCTCGCGGGAACGGCGTCTCTGGGCGGCGGCGGGTTATTTTTATGCTGCTGCCGCCGAAGCCGCATCGGTGCTGGTACGCCTCGATCAGGTCTGGGGATTTGTCGCGCTGATCCTGATCCTGCTGGTGGTATGGGTGACCGATATCGGCGGTTTTTTCGCCGGCCGCGGTATTGGCGGACCGAAACTCTGGCCGCGGGTCAGCCCGAAGAAGACTTGGGCCGGCGCCATCGGCGGCTTTGCGGCCAGTCTGGCGGTTGCCGCGGGTTTTGTCGCGATTGGCTTTGCCCGGGTGGAACCGCCCCAGGTGCTCAAATTGGGCCCGATTCTGCTGCTGGGCGCAGGCCTTTCGATCGCTTCGCAGCTCGGCGACCTGTTCGAGTCCGCAGTGAAACGGCGATTCGGGGTCAAGGACTCCAGCCAGCTGATTCCCGGCCATGGCGGGCTGTTGGATCGTCTGGACGGCTTCGTCGCCGCGGTAATCATGGCCGCGATTTTTGGCCTTTTGCGGGGCGGCGTGGATGGCGTCGGCCGCGGTCTTATGGTTTGGTGA
- a CDS encoding isoprenyl transferase, with amino-acid sequence MSNATAPATKPDRADGPSHVAIIMDGNGRWAAARGLPRAEGHRRGVEALRRVVRAAHELGIRYLTIFSFSSENWSRPATEIGDLFGLLRRFIRNDLASLHRDGVRVRVIGERSGLESDICALLNEAEELTGNNTKLTLVVAFNYGSRQEIAQAAQRLAREVAEGKRDAASIDADTLGRYLDAPDIPDPDLIIRTSGEQRLSNFLMWQAAYSELVFVPVHWPDFDKAALSDAIAEYARRERRFGGLAAKTGS; translated from the coding sequence ATGTCCAACGCCACAGCCCCCGCGACCAAACCGGATCGAGCCGATGGTCCCTCGCATGTGGCGATCATCATGGACGGAAACGGACGCTGGGCGGCGGCGCGCGGTCTGCCGCGCGCCGAAGGCCATCGCCGCGGCGTCGAGGCGCTGCGCCGCGTCGTTCGCGCAGCGCATGAACTCGGTATTCGCTATCTGACGATTTTCTCCTTCAGCTCGGAAAACTGGTCGCGTCCGGCGACCGAAATCGGCGACCTGTTCGGATTGCTGCGGCGGTTCATCCGCAACGACCTTGCCTCGTTGCACCGCGACGGCGTTCGGGTGCGCGTGATCGGCGAGCGCTCCGGGTTGGAGAGCGACATCTGCGCGCTGCTGAACGAAGCCGAGGAGCTGACGGGGAATAACACCAAGCTCACGCTGGTGGTCGCGTTCAACTATGGATCGCGGCAGGAAATCGCGCAGGCGGCGCAGCGGCTCGCGCGCGAGGTCGCCGAGGGCAAGCGCGACGCCGCCTCGATCGACGCCGACACGCTTGGCCGCTATCTCGATGCGCCCGATATTCCCGACCCCGATTTGATCATTCGCACCAGCGGCGAACAGCGGCTGTCGAATTTCCTGATGTGGCAGGCGGCCTACAGCGAACTCGTGTTCGTTCCGGTCCACTGGCCCGATTTCGACAAGGCCGCGCTTAGCGACGCGATCGCCGAATATGCCAGACGGGAGCGCCGTTTCGGCGGTCTGGCCGCGAAAACCGGATCGTGA
- the frr gene encoding ribosome recycling factor, producing MPTGKFDVNELKRRMQGASQALKHELGGLRTGRAAASMLEPVQVDAYGTHMPLNQLATVSVPEPRLLSVQVWDKSMVKAVEKAIVDSNLGLSPATEGQVLRLRIPELNEERRKELVKVAHKYAEAARVAVRHVRRDGLDTVKKLEKNHEISEDDQERLAAEVQKATDGTITEIDQLLAAKEKEILTV from the coding sequence ATGCCCACGGGTAAGTTCGACGTCAACGAATTGAAACGCCGCATGCAGGGCGCATCGCAGGCTCTCAAGCATGAACTCGGCGGTTTGCGAACCGGCCGCGCCGCGGCCTCGATGCTGGAGCCGGTGCAGGTCGACGCCTACGGCACGCACATGCCGCTGAACCAGCTCGCGACCGTCAGCGTGCCGGAGCCGCGCCTGCTCTCGGTGCAGGTGTGGGACAAGTCGATGGTCAAGGCGGTGGAAAAGGCGATCGTCGATTCCAACCTCGGCTTGAGCCCCGCCACCGAAGGACAGGTGCTGCGGCTGCGGATTCCCGAACTCAATGAAGAGCGCCGCAAGGAACTGGTGAAGGTGGCGCACAAATACGCCGAAGCCGCGCGCGTCGCGGTCAGGCATGTCCGCCGCGATGGCCTGGATACCGTGAAGAAGCTCGAGAAGAATCACGAGATATCCGAGGACGATCAGGAGCGCCTGGCCGCTGAAGTTCAGAAGGCGACCGACGGGACGATCACGGAGATCGATCAATTGCTGGCGGCCAAGGAAAAAGAAATCCTCACCGTTTAG
- the pyrH gene encoding UMP kinase translates to MAEPVYRRVVIKLSGEYLAGPNSSGMDQPTIDRVASDLIAAQQLGVEVAVVIGGGNLVRGVEVSSRGVSRPTGDTMGMLATVMNCLALEAAIERRGAPARALSAFVMPQVCELYTRGATHKYLAEGRIVLLGGGTGNPFFTTDTTAVLRAAEIGAQAVLKATNVDGVYSADPKKDPAAKRFDRLTHSQAIEGGYKVMDVTAFALARETSLPIIVFSIAEPGSIGSILRGTGHGTIVAG, encoded by the coding sequence ATGGCTGAGCCGGTCTATCGTCGTGTGGTGATCAAGCTCTCCGGCGAATATCTGGCCGGCCCGAATTCATCGGGCATGGACCAGCCGACCATCGACCGGGTCGCCAGCGACCTGATCGCCGCCCAGCAGCTGGGGGTCGAAGTGGCCGTCGTCATCGGCGGCGGCAATCTGGTCCGCGGCGTGGAAGTATCCTCGCGCGGGGTGTCGCGGCCCACCGGCGACACCATGGGCATGCTCGCCACCGTCATGAACTGCCTGGCGCTGGAGGCCGCGATCGAGCGGCGTGGCGCGCCAGCGCGGGCGCTTTCGGCGTTCGTGATGCCGCAGGTCTGCGAACTCTACACCCGGGGTGCAACGCACAAATATCTCGCCGAGGGCCGGATCGTGCTGCTCGGCGGCGGCACCGGCAATCCATTCTTCACCACCGATACCACCGCGGTATTGCGGGCGGCCGAAATCGGCGCCCAGGCGGTGCTGAAGGCTACCAATGTCGACGGCGTCTACAGCGCCGACCCCAAAAAGGATCCGGCCGCCAAGCGGTTTGACCGCCTGACCCATTCACAGGCGATTGAAGGCGGCTACAAGGTCATGGATGTGACCGCATTCGCGCTTGCCCGCGAGACGTCGCTGCCTATCATCGTGTTCTCGATCGCCGAGCCGGGTTCGATCGGCTCGATCCTGCGGGGTACCGGTCACGGCACCATCGTCGCCGGCTGA
- the tsf gene encoding translation elongation factor Ts, whose amino-acid sequence MATITAAMVKDLRETTGVGMMDCKQALAENNGDMQAAIDWLRKKGLSKAAKKAGRVAAEGLIGALTSGNKGVVVEVNSETDFVARNEQFQGLVKMIAQVALAVGADVEKIKAAKAGSVTVETAISDAIATIGENMTLRRATSLEVGKGVVSSYVHNAVIDGAGKMGVIVALESAGKTDELATLGRQLAMHVAAANPQALDPAGLDPAVVKREKDVLADKYRQQGKAENVIEKIVESGLKTYYKEVCLLEQAFIHDNAKSVAQAVKEAEGKIGGAVKITGFVRYALGEGIEKQESDFAAEVAAASGKK is encoded by the coding sequence ATGGCAACGATCACAGCGGCGATGGTCAAGGACCTTCGCGAGACCACCGGCGTCGGCATGATGGACTGCAAGCAGGCGCTTGCCGAGAACAACGGCGACATGCAGGCGGCGATCGACTGGCTGCGCAAGAAGGGCCTGTCGAAGGCCGCCAAGAAGGCCGGCCGCGTCGCGGCGGAGGGCCTGATCGGCGCGCTGACCTCCGGCAACAAGGGCGTCGTGGTCGAGGTCAATTCCGAGACCGACTTCGTGGCCCGCAACGAGCAGTTCCAGGGACTGGTCAAGATGATCGCCCAGGTCGCGCTCGCCGTCGGCGCCGACGTCGAGAAGATCAAGGCCGCCAAGGCCGGCAGCGTCACGGTCGAGACCGCTATTTCGGACGCCATCGCCACCATCGGCGAGAACATGACGCTGCGCCGGGCGACGTCGCTCGAAGTCGGCAAGGGCGTGGTGTCGAGCTACGTGCATAACGCCGTGATCGATGGCGCCGGCAAGATGGGCGTGATCGTGGCGCTGGAATCGGCCGGCAAGACCGACGAGCTCGCAACGCTCGGCCGTCAGCTCGCCATGCATGTCGCCGCCGCCAATCCCCAGGCGCTGGATCCGGCGGGACTCGATCCCGCCGTCGTGAAGCGCGAAAAGGACGTGCTGGCCGACAAGTACCGTCAGCAGGGCAAGGCCGAGAACGTGATCGAGAAGATCGTCGAGTCCGGCCTGAAGACCTACTACAAGGAAGTCTGCCTGCTCGAGCAGGCCTTCATCCACGACAACGCCAAGTCGGTGGCCCAGGCGGTGAAGGAAGCTGAGGGCAAGATCGGCGGGGCTGTGAAGATCACCGGCTTTGTGCGCTATGCTCTCGGCGAGGGAATCGAAAAGCAGGAATCCGATTTCGCCGCCGAAGTCGCGGCGGCCAGCGGCAAGAAATAA